A region of Xylocopa sonorina isolate GNS202 chromosome 13, iyXylSono1_principal, whole genome shotgun sequence DNA encodes the following proteins:
- the Cp190 gene encoding centrosome-associated zinc finger protein CP190 has translation MEAANQEKQLPSRGLKQVKVDNWGTFFLQRLQQLYFEEELLDLTIKFPTSDITVQAHRLVITTCTDYFMQLEREQREKGENFDGVIVMPPDMPYECVKSIISFMYTGQLEYWTSEQHALYRTAQKMNMTVLTKLLDAQFNTASLQNEQSGKCNTRPVTAVSTKPSTSSTKPTTTSTSPSGLSSQPLPGRKLPIWKRKLDTPQSTPSLNYEMRTFHGMPSTNRPTEVTPGPSRFDLPEAEEFALGVFSSFDDITYNTKPIVQAPDIYKRDTSPSGKCSPDRDSKNDTTEDEEDENHANEKNLKEMNSDDDWSVTRCFQRGQETRPSPSKRVRFDLEEKETMEKGKSSYRSNAEDSINNHTKIIRGVLKKYPHLVKNNKNIRLKIMQKEAKSSDSNSACKTKVSYVVLKSDHLMSTNNGEETESKSNGSMDGGETGPWKCNKCDLEEEYTNYYMYRRHMQDVHEEKFDPRVCEHCGYKATKRNILMYHLYTKHNVPPPKSLCFPKCQACSYVALSETLLFRHQINHNHRPTPRQHSSTAEEIQCMECSQTFKDFAALTAHEINTGHRNLSDRKMNGHRCIHCGIVFVRAPNLQVHLDCVHKDLRNSAGTGVSMPAISLEPSSEAEALSHVASGIAASLGVGDSVPTESQEVTSNVSEYIVPGMQLDNISHDITYNTHELDGQQMIMFIDSENYQQQENEQQQQPQQLNINDNEQIVMQGTEDGMIVYIHGNEETERQSYENYQTEELTEETEEIVEEVVEEVEEKAMEEEMQIEQSEILEGCNSDSVEEVIQYVEEQTEIVEYDEQCSEQSNSVGESQESVMIIEEEHVEGEQDVDKNDKQSKNRGFAEWDEDSRELTET, from the exons ATGGAAGCAGCAAATCAAGAAAAACAACTTCCTTCGCGAGGATTGAAACAAGTGAAGGTAGATAATTGGGGAACATTCTTTCTCCAGAGACTGCAGCAACTTTATTTTGAGGAAGAGTTACTTGACCTTACGATCAAATTTCCTACCAGTGATATCACTGTACAG GCTCATCGTTTAGTCATAACAACATGTACAGATTATTTTATGCAGTTGGAACGTGAGCAAAGGGAAAAAGGTGAAAATTTTGATGGCGTAATTGTTATGCCACCAGATATGCCATATGAGTGCGTTAAGTCAATTATAAG ttTTATGTATACTGGCCAGCTGGAGTATTGGACTTCTGAGCAGCATGCTTTGTATCGTACAGCACAGAAAATGAACATGACTGTTTTAACTAAATTACTGGATGCACAATTTAACACTGCTTCTTTGCAAAATGAACAGTCAGGGAAGTGCAATACACGGCCAGTAACCGCAGTTTCGACGAAACCTTCAACATCTAGCACTAAACCAACCACTACTTCTACTTCACCTTCAGGGCTTTCAAGTCAGCCGTTACCAGGTAGAAA ACTTCCCATTTGGAAAAGGAAATTAGATACTCCACAGAGTACGCCATCGCTTAATTATGAAATGCGAACATTCCACGGGATGCCATCGACAAACAGGCCTACGGAAGTGACTCCTGGACCATCCCGATTTGATCTCCCTGAAGCGGAAGAATTTGCACTTGGCGTGTTTTCGTCATTCGATGACATCACTTATAATACAAAGCCTATCGTCCAAGCGCCAGACATATACAAGAGGGACACTTCGCCTAGCGGTAAATGTTCACCAGATAGAGACAGTAAGAACGACACGACGGAGGATGAAGAAGATGAAAATCACGCGAACGAGAAGAACCTGAAAGAAATGAATTCGGACGACGATTGGTCTGTTACAAGATGTTTCCAGAGGGGCCAAGAAACTCGGCCTTCGCCATCTAAGAGAGTTCGATTCGATCTAGAAGAGAAAGAGACCATGGAAAAAGGTAAATCATCTTACAGATCGAATGCGGAGGACTCGATCAACAATCACACGAAAATCATCCGAGGAGTATTGAAGAAGTATCCTCACTTAgtaaagaataataagaacataCGTTTGAAGATCATGCAGAAGGAGGCGAAATCTTCGGACAGCAATTCAGCGTGTAAGACGAAAGTTTCTTACGTGGTTTTGAAGTCCGACCATTTGATGTCGACTAACAACGGCGAGGAAACAGAATCCAAGAGTAACGGGAGCATGGACGGCGGCGAGACCGGGCCTTGGAAGTGTAACAAATGCGACTTGGAGGAAGAGTACACAAATTACTACATGTACAGACGGCACATGCAAGATGTTCACGAAGAGAAGTTCGATCCGCGCGTCTGCGAGCACTGCGGCTACAAAGCGACCAAACGAAACATTTTGATGTACCATCTTTACACGAAACACAATGTGCCTCCGCCGAAGAGCTTGTGCTTCCCGAAATGCCAAGCGTGCTCTTACGTAGCACTTTCGGAGACGCTCTTGTTCAGGCATCAGATTAATCATAATCATCGACCAACACCGCGTCAACATTCGTCGACGGCCGAGGAGATTCAATGCATGGAATGCTCGCAAACATTCAAAGACTTCGCCGCACTGACGGCCCACGAGATAAATACCGGTCATAGGAACCTGTCCGACCGCAAAATGAACGGTCACCGTTGCATTCATTGCGGTATAGTGTTCGTGCGAGCCCCGAACTTGCAGGTTCATCTCGATTGCGTGCACAAGGACTTGCGTAACTCGGCTGGGACAGGGGTGTCCATGCCAGCGATCTCTTTGGAACCTTCCTCGGAGGCGGAAGCTCTGAGTCACGTGGCGAGCGGCATAGCAGCCTCCTTGGGTGTTGGAGACAGCGTTCCTACAGAGTCCCAGGAGGTAACCTCGAACGTGTCCGAGTACATTGTGCCGGGCATGCAGTTGGACAATATCTCGCACGATATAACATATAACACGCACGAACTAGACGGACAACAGATGATCATGTTCATCGATAGTGAAAATTATCAACAGCAGGAGAacgagcaacagcagcagccgcAGCAGTTGAACATCAACGACAACGAACAGATTGTGATGCAAGGTACGGAAGATGGGATGATCGTTTACATTCACGGGAATGAAGAAACGGAGCGGCAGTCGTACGAGAATTATCAAACGGAGGAACTGACGGAAGAAACTGAGGAGATAGTGGAGGAGGTGGTCGAAGAGGTCGAAGAAAAAGCGATGGAGGAGGAGATGCAGATCGAACAGTCGGAAATATTGGAAGGATGTAACTCTGATTCAGTGGAGGAAGTTATACAATACGTGGAGGAACAGACGGAGATAGTAGAGTACGACGAGCAATGCAGCGAACAGAGTAACAGTGTGGGCGAGTCGCAGGAGTCGGTTATGATCATCGAAGAGGAGCACGTTGAGGGAGAGCAGGACGTGGATAAGAATGATAAGCAGAGCAAGAATAGAGGGTTCGCTGAGTGGGACGAGGACAGTAGAGAATtaactgaaacataa
- the Hsepi gene encoding D-glucuronyl C5-epimerase isoform X3 yields the protein MEVFFNRRRRKNLILVCFYMMMRLNFKTVLLVIVVAVFSSILTSWNNCGSLPFFKSTDWKSKFQHRDRLNLEPGYQEIDCHINGDYSVGCRKEGDEVYIPFSFIHKYFEIYGKLATYDGLERFEWLHSYSKIVNPKGKYDPRGVFMTFENYNVEVRDRVKCISGNDGVPISTQWESQGYYYPTQIAQFGLSHYSKNLTEPEPHRKIIEDSDRVKREWIIPQGSIAARVFDKHINSYVMKFATPETSTSGITLKLDHVLDFVLKWDFNVKDNGSVMITLQSRERKEMYYLHYVTSNIVLHTYNNHFYYGIGQVNHQWRRFTRDLVIDLQKGLYLNDKNKKKLSRSKLKVIKITLYGSGMIDNITLSTSEHMEQFYDAARWFVANQNISSGGWANPVRRKVAPGMATLEPGWYSSMGQGHAISVLARAYYHSGEEKYLHAAVRGLQPFRLSSSKGGVAAIFLARWDYHSTHISQLLLLNTIDNDPIFTTTAERWIGYMNGKRAAHN from the exons ATGGAAGTCTTTTTTAACAGGAGGCGAaggaaaaatttaattttagtcT GTTTTTATATGATGATGAGATTAAATTTCAAGACAGTATTACTTGTAATAGTAGTAGCAGTATTTAGTTCCATATTGACATCCTGGAATAATTGTGGTAGTCTACCATTTTTTAAAAGTACAGATTGGAAGTCAAAGTTTCAACACAga GATCGATTAAATCTAGAACCTGGATATCAAGAAATTGATTGCCATATAAATGGTGATTACTCTGTCGGATGTCGTAAAGAGGGAGATGAGGTTTACATACCATTCTCATTCATTCACAAATATTTCGAG ATTTATGGGAAGCTAGCAACCTATGATGGCTTGGAAAGATTCGAATGGTTGCATAGCTACTCAAAAATTGTCAATCCTAAAGGAAAATATGATCCTAGAGGAGTGTTCATGACTTTTGAAAACTATAACGTTGAAGTTCGAGATCGCGTTAAATGCATCAGCGGAAATGACGGAGTACCGATATCTACACAGTGGGAGAGCCAAGGATATTATTATCCTACTCAAATTGCTCAATTCGGACTATCGCATTATAGTAAAAATTTAACAGAACCGGAGCCTCACAGAAAAATCATCGAAGATTCGGATAGAGTTAAGAGAGAATGGATCATACCTCAAGGATCTATTGCAGCTAGAGTATTTGACAAACATATCAATAGTTATGTAATGAAATTTGCAACGCCGGAAACCAGCACTTCTGGAATCACTTTAAAATTAGATCACGTGCTAGATTTTGTACTAAAGTGGGATTTTAACGTTAAGGATAATGGGAGCGTCATGATCACTCTACAATCTAGAGAAAGGAAAGAGATGTATTATCTTCATTATGTTACTAGTAATATAGTGTTACATACTTATAACAATCACTTTTATTACGGAATTGGTCAAGTTAATCATCAATGGAGGAGATTTACTAGGGATTTAGTAATTGATTTACAAAAGGGTTTATATTTgaatgataaaaataaaaagaaattatcTCGCTCGAAATTGAAG GTAATAAAGATAACATTATATGGTTCTGGAATGATCGATAATATAACATTATCTACAAGTGAGCATATGGAGCAATTTTATGATGCTGCTAGATGGTTTGTTGCTAACCAAAATATTAGTTCCGGTGGATGGGCAAACCCTGTTAGGAGAAAAGTGGCTCCGGGGATGGCCACTCTTGAGCCTGGATG GTACTCCAGTATGGGTCAAGGACATGCTATTTCTGTATTAGCACGAGCATACTATCATTCTGGTGAAGAAAAGTATCTACATGCAGCTGTGAGAGGTTTACAGCCTTTCAGATTGTCTTCTAGCAAAGGTGGTGTAGCCGCAATATTTTTAG CTAGGTGGGATTATCATTCGACTCATATTAGTCAGCTTCTTCTTCTAAATACAATCGACAATGATCCGATATTTACCACTACAGCAGAACGATGGATAGGTTACATGAATGGTAAGAGAGCTGCGCACAATTAA
- the Hsepi gene encoding D-glucuronyl C5-epimerase isoform X4 has protein sequence MEVFFNRRRRKNLILVCFYMMMRLNFKTVLLVIVVAVFSSILTSWNNCGSLPFFKSTDWKSKFQHRDRLNLEPGYQEIDCHINGDYSVGCRKEGDEVYIPFSFIHKYFEIYGKLATYDGLERFEWLHSYSKIVNPKGKYDPRGVFMTFENYNVEVRDRVKCISGNDGVPISTQWESQGYYYPTQIAQFGLSHYSKNLTEPEPHRKIIEDSDRVKREWIIPQGSIAARVFDKHINSYVMKFATPETSTSGITLKLDHVLDFVLKWDFNVKDNGSVMITLQSRERKEMYYLHYVTSNIVLHTYNNHFYYGIGQVNHQWRRFTRDLVIDLQKGLYLNDKNKKKLSRSKLKVIKITLYGSGMIDNITLSTSEHMEQFYDAARWFVANQNISSGGWANPVRRKVAPGMATLEPGWYSSMGQGHAISVLARAYYHSGEEKYLHAAVRGLQPFRLSSSKGGVAAIFLEHSNR, from the exons ATGGAAGTCTTTTTTAACAGGAGGCGAaggaaaaatttaattttagtcT GTTTTTATATGATGATGAGATTAAATTTCAAGACAGTATTACTTGTAATAGTAGTAGCAGTATTTAGTTCCATATTGACATCCTGGAATAATTGTGGTAGTCTACCATTTTTTAAAAGTACAGATTGGAAGTCAAAGTTTCAACACAga GATCGATTAAATCTAGAACCTGGATATCAAGAAATTGATTGCCATATAAATGGTGATTACTCTGTCGGATGTCGTAAAGAGGGAGATGAGGTTTACATACCATTCTCATTCATTCACAAATATTTCGAG ATTTATGGGAAGCTAGCAACCTATGATGGCTTGGAAAGATTCGAATGGTTGCATAGCTACTCAAAAATTGTCAATCCTAAAGGAAAATATGATCCTAGAGGAGTGTTCATGACTTTTGAAAACTATAACGTTGAAGTTCGAGATCGCGTTAAATGCATCAGCGGAAATGACGGAGTACCGATATCTACACAGTGGGAGAGCCAAGGATATTATTATCCTACTCAAATTGCTCAATTCGGACTATCGCATTATAGTAAAAATTTAACAGAACCGGAGCCTCACAGAAAAATCATCGAAGATTCGGATAGAGTTAAGAGAGAATGGATCATACCTCAAGGATCTATTGCAGCTAGAGTATTTGACAAACATATCAATAGTTATGTAATGAAATTTGCAACGCCGGAAACCAGCACTTCTGGAATCACTTTAAAATTAGATCACGTGCTAGATTTTGTACTAAAGTGGGATTTTAACGTTAAGGATAATGGGAGCGTCATGATCACTCTACAATCTAGAGAAAGGAAAGAGATGTATTATCTTCATTATGTTACTAGTAATATAGTGTTACATACTTATAACAATCACTTTTATTACGGAATTGGTCAAGTTAATCATCAATGGAGGAGATTTACTAGGGATTTAGTAATTGATTTACAAAAGGGTTTATATTTgaatgataaaaataaaaagaaattatcTCGCTCGAAATTGAAG GTAATAAAGATAACATTATATGGTTCTGGAATGATCGATAATATAACATTATCTACAAGTGAGCATATGGAGCAATTTTATGATGCTGCTAGATGGTTTGTTGCTAACCAAAATATTAGTTCCGGTGGATGGGCAAACCCTGTTAGGAGAAAAGTGGCTCCGGGGATGGCCACTCTTGAGCCTGGATG GTACTCCAGTATGGGTCAAGGACATGCTATTTCTGTATTAGCACGAGCATACTATCATTCTGGTGAAGAAAAGTATCTACATGCAGCTGTGAGAGGTTTACAGCCTTTCAGATTGTCTTCTAGCAAAGGTGGTGTAGCCGCAATATTTTTAG AGCATAGCAACAGGTAA
- the Hsepi gene encoding D-glucuronyl C5-epimerase isoform X1 — translation MEVFFNRRRRKNLILVCFYMMMRLNFKTVLLVIVVAVFSSILTSWNNCGSLPFFKSTDWKSKFQHRDRLNLEPGYQEIDCHINGDYSVGCRKEGDEVYIPFSFIHKYFEIYGKLATYDGLERFEWLHSYSKIVNPKGKYDPRGVFMTFENYNVEVRDRVKCISGNDGVPISTQWESQGYYYPTQIAQFGLSHYSKNLTEPEPHRKIIEDSDRVKREWIIPQGSIAARVFDKHINSYVMKFATPETSTSGITLKLDHVLDFVLKWDFNVKDNGSVMITLQSRERKEMYYLHYVTSNIVLHTYNNHFYYGIGQVNHQWRRFTRDLVIDLQKGLYLNDKNKKKLSRSKLKVIKITLYGSGMIDNITLSTSEHMEQFYDAARWFVANQNISSGGWANPVRRKVAPGMATLEPGWYSSMGQGHAISVLARAYYHSGEEKYLHAAVRGLQPFRLSSSKGGVAAIFLGKYVWYEEYPTTPSSFILNGFIYSLIGLYDLKSIATGKDAEEASRLFNQGMTSLKSMLTLYDTGSGTIYDLRHFTLKIAPNLARWDYHSTHISQLLLLNTIDNDPIFTTTAERWIGYMNGKRAAHN, via the exons ATGGAAGTCTTTTTTAACAGGAGGCGAaggaaaaatttaattttagtcT GTTTTTATATGATGATGAGATTAAATTTCAAGACAGTATTACTTGTAATAGTAGTAGCAGTATTTAGTTCCATATTGACATCCTGGAATAATTGTGGTAGTCTACCATTTTTTAAAAGTACAGATTGGAAGTCAAAGTTTCAACACAga GATCGATTAAATCTAGAACCTGGATATCAAGAAATTGATTGCCATATAAATGGTGATTACTCTGTCGGATGTCGTAAAGAGGGAGATGAGGTTTACATACCATTCTCATTCATTCACAAATATTTCGAG ATTTATGGGAAGCTAGCAACCTATGATGGCTTGGAAAGATTCGAATGGTTGCATAGCTACTCAAAAATTGTCAATCCTAAAGGAAAATATGATCCTAGAGGAGTGTTCATGACTTTTGAAAACTATAACGTTGAAGTTCGAGATCGCGTTAAATGCATCAGCGGAAATGACGGAGTACCGATATCTACACAGTGGGAGAGCCAAGGATATTATTATCCTACTCAAATTGCTCAATTCGGACTATCGCATTATAGTAAAAATTTAACAGAACCGGAGCCTCACAGAAAAATCATCGAAGATTCGGATAGAGTTAAGAGAGAATGGATCATACCTCAAGGATCTATTGCAGCTAGAGTATTTGACAAACATATCAATAGTTATGTAATGAAATTTGCAACGCCGGAAACCAGCACTTCTGGAATCACTTTAAAATTAGATCACGTGCTAGATTTTGTACTAAAGTGGGATTTTAACGTTAAGGATAATGGGAGCGTCATGATCACTCTACAATCTAGAGAAAGGAAAGAGATGTATTATCTTCATTATGTTACTAGTAATATAGTGTTACATACTTATAACAATCACTTTTATTACGGAATTGGTCAAGTTAATCATCAATGGAGGAGATTTACTAGGGATTTAGTAATTGATTTACAAAAGGGTTTATATTTgaatgataaaaataaaaagaaattatcTCGCTCGAAATTGAAG GTAATAAAGATAACATTATATGGTTCTGGAATGATCGATAATATAACATTATCTACAAGTGAGCATATGGAGCAATTTTATGATGCTGCTAGATGGTTTGTTGCTAACCAAAATATTAGTTCCGGTGGATGGGCAAACCCTGTTAGGAGAAAAGTGGCTCCGGGGATGGCCACTCTTGAGCCTGGATG GTACTCCAGTATGGGTCAAGGACATGCTATTTCTGTATTAGCACGAGCATACTATCATTCTGGTGAAGAAAAGTATCTACATGCAGCTGTGAGAGGTTTACAGCCTTTCAGATTGTCTTCTAGCAAAGGTGGTGTAGCCGCAATATTTTTAGGTAAATACGTATGGTACGAAGAATACCCTACAACCCCCTCTTCCTTTATACTTAATGGATTTATTTATTCTTTAATCGGTTTGTATGACCTAAAGAGCATAGCAACAGGTAAGGATGCAGAAGAAGCATCCCGGCTTTTTAATCAGGGTATGACTTCGTTGAAAAGCATGCTAACATTGTACGATACAGGTTCTGGTACTATATATGATCTACGTCATTTTACATTAAAAATCGCTCCAAATTTAGCTAGGTGGGATTATCATTCGACTCATATTAGTCAGCTTCTTCTTCTAAATACAATCGACAATGATCCGATATTTACCACTACAGCAGAACGATGGATAGGTTACATGAATGGTAAGAGAGCTGCGCACAATTAA
- the Hsepi gene encoding D-glucuronyl C5-epimerase isoform X2, which translates to MEVFFNRRRRKNLILVCFYMMMRLNFKTVLLVIVVAVFSSILTSWNNCGSLPFFKSTDWKSKFQHRDRLNLEPGYQEIDCHINGDYSVGCRKEGDEVYIPFSFIHKYFEIYGKLATYDGLERFEWLHSYSKIVNPKGKYDPRGVFMTFENYNVEVRDRVKCISGNDGVPISTQWESQGYYYPTQIAQFGLSHYSKNLTEPEPHRKIIEDSDRVKREWIIPQGSIAARVFDKHINSYVMKFATPETSTSGITLKLDHVLDFVLKWDFNVKDNGSVMITLQSRERKEMYYLHYVTSNIVLHTYNNHFYYGIGQVNHQWRRFTRDLVIDLQKGLYLNDKNKKKLSRSKLKVIKITLYGSGMIDNITLSTSEHMEQFYDAARWFVANQNISSGGWANPVRRKVAPGMATLEPGWYSSMGQGHAISVLARAYYHSGEEKYLHAAVRGLQPFRLSSSKGGVAAIFLGKYVWYEEYPTTPSSFILNGFIYSLIGLYDLKSIATGKDAEEASRLFNQARWDYHSTHISQLLLLNTIDNDPIFTTTAERWIGYMNGKRAAHN; encoded by the exons ATGGAAGTCTTTTTTAACAGGAGGCGAaggaaaaatttaattttagtcT GTTTTTATATGATGATGAGATTAAATTTCAAGACAGTATTACTTGTAATAGTAGTAGCAGTATTTAGTTCCATATTGACATCCTGGAATAATTGTGGTAGTCTACCATTTTTTAAAAGTACAGATTGGAAGTCAAAGTTTCAACACAga GATCGATTAAATCTAGAACCTGGATATCAAGAAATTGATTGCCATATAAATGGTGATTACTCTGTCGGATGTCGTAAAGAGGGAGATGAGGTTTACATACCATTCTCATTCATTCACAAATATTTCGAG ATTTATGGGAAGCTAGCAACCTATGATGGCTTGGAAAGATTCGAATGGTTGCATAGCTACTCAAAAATTGTCAATCCTAAAGGAAAATATGATCCTAGAGGAGTGTTCATGACTTTTGAAAACTATAACGTTGAAGTTCGAGATCGCGTTAAATGCATCAGCGGAAATGACGGAGTACCGATATCTACACAGTGGGAGAGCCAAGGATATTATTATCCTACTCAAATTGCTCAATTCGGACTATCGCATTATAGTAAAAATTTAACAGAACCGGAGCCTCACAGAAAAATCATCGAAGATTCGGATAGAGTTAAGAGAGAATGGATCATACCTCAAGGATCTATTGCAGCTAGAGTATTTGACAAACATATCAATAGTTATGTAATGAAATTTGCAACGCCGGAAACCAGCACTTCTGGAATCACTTTAAAATTAGATCACGTGCTAGATTTTGTACTAAAGTGGGATTTTAACGTTAAGGATAATGGGAGCGTCATGATCACTCTACAATCTAGAGAAAGGAAAGAGATGTATTATCTTCATTATGTTACTAGTAATATAGTGTTACATACTTATAACAATCACTTTTATTACGGAATTGGTCAAGTTAATCATCAATGGAGGAGATTTACTAGGGATTTAGTAATTGATTTACAAAAGGGTTTATATTTgaatgataaaaataaaaagaaattatcTCGCTCGAAATTGAAG GTAATAAAGATAACATTATATGGTTCTGGAATGATCGATAATATAACATTATCTACAAGTGAGCATATGGAGCAATTTTATGATGCTGCTAGATGGTTTGTTGCTAACCAAAATATTAGTTCCGGTGGATGGGCAAACCCTGTTAGGAGAAAAGTGGCTCCGGGGATGGCCACTCTTGAGCCTGGATG GTACTCCAGTATGGGTCAAGGACATGCTATTTCTGTATTAGCACGAGCATACTATCATTCTGGTGAAGAAAAGTATCTACATGCAGCTGTGAGAGGTTTACAGCCTTTCAGATTGTCTTCTAGCAAAGGTGGTGTAGCCGCAATATTTTTAGGTAAATACGTATGGTACGAAGAATACCCTACAACCCCCTCTTCCTTTATACTTAATGGATTTATTTATTCTTTAATCGGTTTGTATGACCTAAAGAGCATAGCAACAGGTAAGGATGCAGAAGAAGCATCCCGGCTTTTTAATCAGG CTAGGTGGGATTATCATTCGACTCATATTAGTCAGCTTCTTCTTCTAAATACAATCGACAATGATCCGATATTTACCACTACAGCAGAACGATGGATAGGTTACATGAATGGTAAGAGAGCTGCGCACAATTAA
- the LOC143430103 gene encoding zinc finger CCHC-type and RNA-binding motif-containing protein 1, with the protein MSGGVVPSKSTVYISNLPFSLTNNDIHQLLQSYGKIVKVTVMKDKITRRSRGVAFVLFLTPEDAATCAKSLNNTEIGGRTVKSSIAVDNGRSTEFIRRRDYPDKSQCYECGEEGHLSYNCRNNTLGPRNPPLKKNRIRKKHKADDHKSSNFNKSSDDELAEDNWDEEVETLSAAIALEQRQKELENNQKFGNKTCDEENRSIQRSGKRYKKNRYFSDEEDFSE; encoded by the exons ATGAGTGGTGGAGTGGTGCCGAGTAAATCAacagtttacatttcaaatttacCTTTTTCATTAACAAATAATGACATACATCAACTCTTACAGAGTTATGGAAAAATTGTAAA GGTGACAGTAATGAAAGATAAGATTACAAGAAGAAGTCGTGGAGTTGCATTTGTATTATTTTTGACACCAGAAGATGCTGCTACTTGTGCTAAAAGTTTAAACAATACTGAA ATAGGTGGTCGTACAGTAAAGAGTTCTATAGCAGTAGATAATGGAAGAAGCACTGAATTTATACGTAGGAGAGACTATCCGGATAAGTCTCAATGTTACGAATGCGGTGAAGAAGGTCATTTGTCATACAACTGCAGGAACAACACGTTAGGACCAAGAAATCCTCCATTGAAAAAAAATAGAATCAGGAAAAAGCATAAAGCGGATGATCATAAATCAAGTAACTTTAATAAAAGTAGTGATGATGAATTGGCAGAGGACAATTGGGATGAAGAAGTAGAAACTTTAAGTGCTGCTATTGCATTAGAG CAAAGACAAAAAGAACTAGAAAACAATCAAAAATTTGGAAACAAGACATGTGATGAAGAAAACCGATCAATTCAAAGGTCAGGTAAAAGATATAAAAAGAATCGATACTTCAGTGATGAAGAAGATTTCAGTGAATAG
- the LOC143430156 gene encoding U6 snRNA phosphodiesterase 1 — MSGLDLLSTYTSDSEDDEINDNNKIQTIIYHRLPIPGSILAWKGVPHHEEVHDDPSQHEGKARSFKHERGNWATLIYINCEPSEIMLSWMSSISRELPTKCNILSEQFHISITRTLILKFHWIESFVEETKKLCDQTKQFTLELLNIRAYTNDEKTRTFLGVECADSSGALTHFVKHVNKFLAEYNLPPFYEDVSYHISFLWCLGNNLAILNNETPSLTTKLNEFLVEYPEERYIHVTKIHLKIGNRLYAFKLR; from the exons ATGTCCGGTTTAGATTTGTTGAGTACGTATACTTCTGATTCTGAAGATGACGAAATTAACGATAACAATAA AATTCAAACTATTATATATCATAGATTACCGATACCTGGAAGCATTCTAGCTTGGAAAGGTGTTCCACATCATGAAGAAGTGCACGATGATCCATCCCAACATGAAGGAAAAGCTAGAAGTTTTAAACACGAGCGTGGTAACTGGGCTACATTGATCTACATTAATT GTGAACCCAGTGAAATTATGCTTTCATGGATGTCTTCGATATCAAGAGAATTGCCAACTAAGTGTAATATACTTTCTGAGCAGTTTCATATTAGTATAACAAGAACATTGATTTTAAAGTTTCATTGGATTGAATCCTTCGTAGAGGAAACCAAGAAGCTGTGTGATCAGACAAAACAATTTACTTTGGAGCTTCTAAATATACGAGCATACACCAATGATGAAAAAACTCGTACATTTCTTGGGGTGGAATGTGCTGATAGTAGTGGTGCTCTTACTCACTTTGTAAAACATGTTAATAAGTTTCTTGCTGAATATAATTTACCACCTTTTTATGAA GATGTTTCATACCATATCAGCTTTCTATGGTGTCTTGGCAATAATCTTGCTATTTTGAATAATGAAACACCATCCTTGACTACCAAGTTAAACGAGTTTCTGGTTGAATACCCAGAAGAAAGATACATACATGTTACAAAAATACATCTTAAAATAGGAAATAGATTATATGCATTTAAACTGAGGTAG